In one Burkholderiales bacterium GJ-E10 genomic region, the following are encoded:
- a CDS encoding NADP-dependent malate dehydrogenase (oxaloacetate-decarboxylating): MSTTPNPDLRSAALEYHEFPQPGKIAITPTKQLTTQRDLALAYSPGVAAACEAIVADAGAAARYTARSNLVGVITNGTAVLGLGPIGPLAAKPVMEGKAVLFKKFAGIDVFDIEIDERDPDRLVDIIAALEPTFGALNLEDIKAPECFRIERKLRERLHIPVFHDDQHGTAIIVGAAVLNGLKLVGKSLAQVKLVCSGAGAAALACLDLLVELGLPRENIWVADIEGVVYAGRTVLMDEEKVRFAQVTDARRLADCMPDADVFLGLSAGGVCTGEMVSTMAPDPLILALANPVPEILPDQVRAVRSDAIIATGRSDYPNQVNNVLCFPFMFRGALDVGATAITREMEIAAVHAIAGLAQEEPSDEVVTAYGDADLRFGRECIIPKPFDPRLMLRVAPAVALAAMRGGVATRPLADLAAYRARLQQFVYHSGTFMKPIFAIAKQAHADGAANRVVFAEGEDERVLRAVQVVVDEGIAQPVLIGRPAVVAQRLERYGLRMRAGVDFELVNPESDPRYRQYSEEYHRIAGRRGVTLQTARIEMRRAQTLIGTMLIHQGAADAMICGTAGTYRQHLRYIDQVLGLRPGARVYGAMNILVLPGRQVALVDTHVNVDPSAEEIAELTVAAAAALRRLGIIPRAALLSHSNFGSSDAPTAIKMREALARIRERAPELDVDGEMHADCAVDGAMRRSILATSTLKGDANLLVCPGIDAANIGYNLLKTISGNNVAIGPILLGAARPVHILTPSATVRRIVNMTALAVVDAKAPCEAGSGSPPSGEA; this comes from the coding sequence ATGTCGACCACTCCGAATCCAGACCTCCGCAGCGCGGCGCTCGAATACCATGAATTCCCCCAGCCGGGAAAAATCGCCATCACGCCCACCAAGCAGTTGACGACCCAGCGCGATCTGGCGCTGGCCTATTCCCCCGGCGTCGCGGCGGCCTGCGAGGCCATCGTCGCGGATGCCGGCGCTGCCGCGCGCTACACCGCCCGGTCCAACCTGGTCGGCGTGATCACCAATGGCACCGCCGTCCTGGGGCTGGGCCCGATCGGTCCATTGGCCGCCAAGCCGGTGATGGAGGGCAAGGCGGTCCTGTTCAAGAAGTTCGCGGGCATCGACGTGTTCGACATCGAAATCGATGAGCGCGATCCGGATCGGCTGGTCGACATCATCGCCGCGCTCGAACCCACGTTCGGCGCGCTCAATCTCGAGGACATCAAGGCGCCCGAGTGCTTCCGCATCGAGCGGAAATTGCGCGAACGCCTGCACATCCCCGTGTTTCACGACGACCAGCACGGTACGGCGATCATCGTCGGCGCGGCGGTACTCAACGGCCTGAAACTGGTGGGGAAATCGCTGGCGCAGGTGAAACTGGTCTGCAGCGGCGCGGGCGCGGCGGCGCTGGCCTGCCTCGACCTGTTGGTGGAACTCGGCCTGCCCCGGGAAAACATTTGGGTCGCGGACATCGAAGGCGTGGTGTACGCCGGCCGGACCGTGCTGATGGACGAAGAGAAGGTGCGATTCGCCCAGGTGACGGATGCCCGTCGCCTGGCGGACTGCATGCCCGACGCCGATGTATTCCTCGGCCTGTCCGCGGGCGGGGTATGCACCGGGGAGATGGTCTCCACGATGGCGCCGGACCCGCTCATCCTGGCGTTGGCCAATCCGGTGCCGGAAATCCTGCCGGATCAGGTGCGTGCCGTGCGCAGCGACGCGATCATCGCGACGGGCCGCTCCGACTATCCGAATCAGGTCAACAATGTCCTCTGCTTCCCGTTCATGTTCCGCGGCGCGCTCGACGTCGGGGCGACGGCGATCACGCGCGAGATGGAAATCGCGGCAGTGCATGCCATCGCCGGCCTTGCGCAGGAGGAGCCGAGCGACGAGGTGGTCACGGCATACGGCGACGCCGATCTGCGCTTCGGCCGCGAATGCATCATTCCGAAGCCGTTCGACCCACGCCTGATGTTGCGGGTCGCCCCGGCGGTCGCGCTGGCGGCGATGCGAGGCGGCGTGGCGACGCGGCCGCTGGCCGATCTCGCGGCATACCGCGCGCGGCTGCAGCAGTTCGTCTATCACTCCGGCACGTTCATGAAGCCCATCTTCGCGATCGCGAAGCAGGCCCATGCCGACGGGGCCGCGAATCGGGTGGTATTCGCCGAAGGGGAGGACGAGCGCGTCCTGCGCGCGGTGCAGGTCGTGGTCGACGAAGGCATCGCGCAGCCCGTGCTGATCGGCCGGCCGGCGGTCGTGGCGCAGCGACTGGAACGGTACGGCCTGCGGATGCGCGCGGGCGTCGACTTCGAACTCGTCAATCCGGAGTCGGATCCGCGGTATCGGCAGTACAGCGAGGAATACCACCGCATCGCGGGGCGTCGCGGGGTGACGCTGCAGACTGCGCGGATCGAGATGCGTCGCGCGCAGACCCTGATCGGCACGATGCTGATCCATCAGGGGGCGGCCGACGCGATGATCTGCGGTACCGCCGGGACGTACCGCCAGCACCTGCGCTACATCGATCAGGTGCTCGGCCTGCGACCGGGGGCGCGGGTCTACGGCGCCATGAACATCCTGGTGCTGCCCGGGCGACAGGTCGCCCTGGTGGACACGCACGTCAACGTCGATCCGAGCGCGGAGGAGATCGCCGAACTCACCGTCGCCGCCGCCGCGGCCTTGCGGCGCCTGGGCATCATCCCGCGCGCTGCGCTGCTGTCGCACTCCAACTTCGGCAGCAGCGATGCGCCCACCGCGATCAAGATGCGCGAGGCGCTGGCCCGGATCCGGGAGCGTGCGCCCGAACTGGACGTCGACGGCGAGATGCATGCGGACTGCGCGGTCGACGGCGCCATGCGCCGGAGCATTCTTGCGACGTCGACGCTGAAGGGGGATGCGAACCTGCTCGTGTGTCCGGGCATCGACGCGGCGAACATCGGCTACAACTTGCTCAAGACGATTTCGGGCAATAATGTCGCCATTGGTCCGATCCTGCTGGGCGCGGCGCGCCCGGTCCACATCCTGACGCCTTCGGCGACGGTGCGGCGCATCGTCAACATGACGGCGCTGGCGGTGGTGGACGCGAAGGCGCCGTGCGAAGCCGGTTCGGGTTCGCCACCATCCGGGGAAGCCTGA
- a CDS encoding esterase of the alpha-beta hydrolase superfamily protein: MDATPARLRQRTSPAALVLMGGGARAAYQVGVLRGVAALLRGVRNGNPFPILCGASAGAINAAALASGAHDFHDSVARLGRVWENFHAGQVYRSDLVGVARTGAPWMSLLSVGWLVGKYWRARPRSLLDNEPLRKLLREMLDIGGIERALQSGHLRALAVGASSYSSGRHVTFYQALAEQELPRSLHRISVRTRIGISHLLASAAIPIVFPAVPLDIDGALGGGIEYFGDGSMQQISPTSPAIHFGAERLLVIGVGQNGGSGWGAEPAPTRSYPSLAQVAGHALSTIFFDALAYDVEQLDRMNELVETMSPNQRRAAGLRPVEMLMIAPSVPIDEIAMNSIRHLPKPVRSLLESIGADRADGAALASYLLFEAPYTRALIDLGLRDAMAKKDALMAFFTERVPG; this comes from the coding sequence TTGGACGCCACTCCCGCCCGTCTTCGGCAACGCACGTCGCCCGCCGCGCTCGTCCTGATGGGCGGCGGCGCGCGCGCCGCCTATCAGGTCGGCGTGCTGCGGGGCGTTGCCGCGCTCCTGCGCGGGGTCCGGAACGGCAACCCGTTCCCGATCCTGTGCGGCGCGTCGGCGGGCGCGATCAATGCCGCGGCCCTGGCGTCCGGCGCCCACGATTTCCACGATTCCGTCGCACGACTCGGGCGCGTCTGGGAAAACTTCCATGCCGGCCAGGTGTATCGCTCCGACCTCGTCGGCGTCGCGCGCACCGGTGCGCCGTGGATGTCCCTGCTCTCGGTGGGATGGCTCGTCGGCAAGTACTGGCGCGCGCGCCCGCGCTCGCTCCTCGACAATGAGCCGTTGCGCAAGCTGCTGCGGGAGATGCTCGACATCGGCGGCATCGAACGGGCCTTGCAGAGCGGGCATCTGCGCGCACTCGCGGTCGGCGCGTCGAGCTACAGCTCGGGTCGCCACGTGACGTTCTATCAGGCGCTGGCGGAGCAGGAACTGCCGCGGAGCCTGCATCGGATCTCGGTCCGCACGCGGATCGGCATCTCGCACCTGCTGGCGTCGGCGGCGATTCCCATCGTGTTTCCGGCGGTGCCCCTGGACATCGACGGCGCGCTGGGCGGCGGTATCGAATATTTCGGCGACGGCTCGATGCAGCAGATTTCGCCGACCAGTCCGGCGATCCATTTCGGCGCCGAGCGGCTGCTCGTGATCGGGGTCGGCCAGAACGGCGGGTCCGGGTGGGGCGCCGAGCCGGCACCGACCCGTTCCTACCCGTCGCTGGCGCAGGTCGCCGGACATGCCTTGTCGACGATCTTTTTCGACGCCCTCGCGTACGACGTCGAACAGCTCGACCGCATGAACGAACTGGTGGAGACGATGAGTCCGAATCAGCGTCGCGCGGCCGGACTGCGGCCGGTGGAAATGTTGATGATCGCGCCCAGCGTCCCGATCGACGAGATTGCGATGAACTCGATCCGCCACCTGCCCAAGCCGGTACGGAGCCTGCTCGAGTCGATCGGCGCGGACCGCGCCGACGGCGCGGCGCTGGCGAGCTACCTGTTGTTCGAGGCGCCGTATACCCGGGCGCTGATCGACCTCGGGCTGCGCGACGCGATGGCGAAGAAGGACGCGCTGATGGCGTTCTTCACCGAGCGGGTGCCCGGCTGA
- a CDS encoding ribosomal RNA small subunit methyltransferase E — MLRPHRLPIAPGTYVPGDVVTLSDGASRHARVLRLGTDEPFVLFDGAGQEYGARLEAVVESRRHSGPLAVRILSAGAVDREARVEITLIQALAAQEKLEWTIEKAVELGVRRILLAPAQRSVVRLDGARQERRAERWREIAWAACAQCGRNRIPEVAPAASLEAALRAAADAQCRWILDPDGTAGLGAAPIATVSCAIGPEGGFTEEETALAERLGYRRLRLGPRVLRTETAGIAVVSALLALGGEYS; from the coding sequence ATGCTCCGCCCCCACCGACTCCCGATCGCACCCGGCACCTACGTGCCGGGTGATGTCGTCACGTTGTCCGACGGCGCCTCCCGCCATGCACGGGTCCTGCGCCTCGGGACCGATGAGCCCTTCGTCCTGTTCGACGGGGCCGGGCAGGAGTACGGCGCCCGCCTCGAGGCGGTGGTCGAGAGCAGACGGCATTCGGGCCCGCTGGCCGTCCGCATCCTGAGCGCCGGAGCGGTCGACCGGGAGGCGCGCGTCGAGATCACGCTGATCCAGGCGCTCGCCGCGCAGGAAAAGCTCGAGTGGACGATCGAAAAGGCGGTGGAACTGGGCGTCCGGCGCATCCTGCTCGCCCCCGCGCAGCGATCGGTGGTCCGGCTCGACGGCGCACGGCAGGAGCGACGCGCCGAGCGGTGGCGCGAAATCGCCTGGGCGGCCTGCGCGCAGTGCGGGCGCAACCGCATCCCGGAAGTCGCCCCGGCCGCAAGCCTGGAGGCGGCTCTGCGGGCCGCGGCGGACGCGCAATGCCGCTGGATCCTCGACCCCGACGGCACGGCGGGACTGGGCGCGGCGCCGATCGCGACGGTCAGCTGCGCGATCGGCCCCGAAGGCGGTTTCACGGAGGAAGAGACCGCGCTTGCCGAACGCCTGGGATACCGGCGCCTGCGGCTCGGACCGCGCGTGCTGCGGACGGAGACGGCGGGAATCGCGGTCGTGTCGGCGCTGCTGGCGCTGGGAGGGGAATATTCGTAA
- a CDS encoding glyceraldehyde-3-phosphate dehydrogenase, type I — protein sequence MTINIAINGYGRIGRNVLRAFYESGKKHDVRIVAINDLGNAKINAHLTRHDTAHGAFPGTVAVDGDSLVVNGDRIKVLSSRDPAQLPWGELGVDVVLECTGFFCTKEKASSHLRGGAKKVVISAPGGSDVDATIVYGVNHQTLKASDTVISNASCTTNCLAPLVKPLHEKIGLVNGLMTTIHSYTNDQVLTDVYHEDLRRARSATQSMIPTKTGAAAAVGLVLPELNGRLDGFAIRVPTINVSIVDLSFIAARDTTVEEVNKILKDASEGALRGILGYNEEPLVSVDFNHNAHSSIFDATLTKVSGRLVKVSSWYDNEWGFSNRMLDTTVALMKASA from the coding sequence ATGACCATCAATATCGCCATCAACGGATACGGCCGCATCGGGCGCAACGTTCTGCGCGCCTTCTACGAAAGTGGCAAGAAGCATGACGTGCGCATCGTTGCGATCAACGATCTCGGCAATGCGAAGATCAATGCGCATCTGACCCGCCACGACACCGCGCACGGCGCGTTCCCGGGAACCGTGGCTGTCGATGGCGACTCGCTCGTCGTCAACGGCGATCGCATCAAGGTGCTTTCCAGCCGCGATCCGGCCCAGCTGCCGTGGGGCGAACTGGGCGTCGACGTCGTGCTCGAGTGCACCGGCTTCTTCTGCACCAAGGAAAAGGCCTCTTCGCACCTGCGCGGCGGCGCGAAGAAGGTCGTCATCTCCGCGCCCGGCGGCAGCGACGTCGATGCCACGATCGTCTATGGCGTCAACCATCAGACGCTCAAGGCGTCGGACACCGTGATCTCCAACGCCTCGTGCACCACCAACTGCCTGGCTCCGCTGGTCAAGCCGCTGCACGAGAAGATCGGCCTGGTCAACGGCCTGATGACGACGATCCACTCGTACACCAACGATCAGGTTCTCACCGACGTGTACCACGAGGATCTGCGCCGTGCCCGGTCCGCCACCCAGTCGATGATCCCGACCAAGACGGGCGCCGCCGCTGCGGTCGGCCTCGTGCTGCCGGAACTCAACGGCCGCCTGGACGGTTTCGCGATCCGCGTCCCGACCATCAACGTGTCGATCGTCGACCTGTCGTTCATCGCGGCGCGCGACACCACGGTCGAGGAAGTCAACAAGATCCTCAAGGACGCCTCGGAAGGGGCCCTGCGCGGCATTCTCGGATACAACGAGGAACCGCTCGTGTCGGTCGACTTCAACCACAATGCGCACTCGTCGATCTTCGATGCCACGCTCACCAAGGTCTCGGGACGCCTGGTCAAGGTGAGCAGCTGGTACGACAACGAGTGGGGCTTCAGCAACCGCATGCTCGACACCACCGTCGCGCTGATGAAGGCCTCGGCCTGA
- a CDS encoding phosphoglycerate kinase has product MNVLTLESLCKQGALNGKRVFIRSDLNVPQDDAGNITEDTRVRASIPAVRMALDAGAAVMVTSHLGRPTEGTLTPADSLAPIAVRMAELLGRPVRLVANWVDGVTVAPGEVVLLENCRVNKGEKKDSEELARKMAALCDVYVNDAFGTAHRAEATTHGIARFAPVACAGPLLAAEIEALGRALGEPKRPLVAIVAGSKVSTKLTILNNLAQKVDRLIVGGGIANTFLLAAGLPIGKSLAEPDLVPECRKVIETLQRKGATLPLPVDVTVAQRFAADAPAQVRAASAVGADDLILDVGPQTSAQLTKIVQEAGTIIWNGPLGVFEFDAFAQGTEELAKAIAAATSAGAFSIAGGGDTLAAIAKYRIADKVSYISTGGGAFLEFLEGKPLPAVAVLQERAAG; this is encoded by the coding sequence ATGAACGTCTTGACTCTCGAATCGCTCTGCAAGCAGGGTGCACTGAACGGCAAACGGGTGTTCATCCGCTCGGACCTCAATGTCCCGCAGGATGACGCCGGAAACATCACCGAGGACACGCGCGTCCGTGCGTCGATCCCCGCGGTGCGGATGGCCCTGGACGCCGGCGCGGCCGTGATGGTCACGTCCCACCTCGGCCGCCCGACGGAAGGCACGCTGACCCCCGCCGACTCGCTGGCGCCGATCGCCGTGCGCATGGCGGAGCTGCTCGGCCGCCCGGTGCGCCTGGTCGCGAATTGGGTCGACGGCGTGACGGTCGCTCCGGGTGAGGTCGTGCTGCTGGAGAACTGCCGCGTCAACAAGGGCGAAAAGAAGGACAGCGAAGAGCTGGCCCGCAAGATGGCGGCGCTGTGCGACGTGTATGTCAACGACGCGTTCGGCACCGCCCACCGCGCCGAGGCCACGACCCACGGCATCGCACGCTTCGCGCCGGTCGCCTGCGCCGGCCCGCTGCTTGCCGCGGAAATCGAGGCTTTGGGACGTGCGCTGGGCGAGCCCAAGCGGCCGCTGGTGGCGATCGTCGCCGGCTCGAAGGTTTCCACCAAGCTCACCATCCTGAACAACCTGGCGCAGAAGGTCGACCGGCTCATCGTCGGCGGCGGCATCGCCAACACCTTTCTGCTGGCCGCAGGCCTGCCGATCGGCAAGTCGCTGGCCGAGCCCGATCTCGTCCCCGAGTGCCGCAAGGTCATCGAAACCCTGCAGCGCAAGGGCGCGACCCTGCCACTGCCGGTCGACGTCACGGTCGCCCAGCGCTTTGCGGCAGATGCGCCGGCGCAGGTGCGGGCCGCGAGCGCGGTCGGAGCCGATGACCTGATCCTGGACGTCGGCCCGCAGACCTCGGCCCAGTTGACGAAGATCGTGCAGGAAGCCGGAACGATCATCTGGAACGGCCCGCTGGGCGTGTTCGAGTTCGATGCGTTTGCGCAAGGAACGGAAGAATTGGCCAAGGCAATCGCCGCGGCGACGTCCGCGGGAGCCTTTTCGATTGCCGGCGGAGGGGATACGCTGGCGGCGATCGCCAAATACCGGATTGCGGACAAGGTGAGCTACATCTCCACCGGAGGCGGGGCATTCCTGGAATTCCTGGAAGGAAAGCCTCTGCCGGCGGTGGCCGTGCTGCAAGAGCGCGCGGCAGGCTGA
- a CDS encoding fructose-1,6-bisphosphate aldolase, which produces MALISLRQMLDHAAEHTYGVPAFNVNNLEQVQAIMEAAAEVDAPVIMQASAGARKYAGEHFLRHLIEAAVESYPNIPIVMHQDHGQSPAVCEGAMSLGFSSVMMDGSLKEDGKTVADYEYNWQVTKKVVDEAHAKGVSVEGELGCLGSLETMEGDKEDGHGAEGKMTRDMLLTDPNQAADFVQRTQLDALAIAIGTSHGAYKFSRKPTGDILAISRIKEIHARIPNTHLVMHGSSSVPQDLLEIIRQFGGQMKETYGVPVEEIQEAIKHGVRKVNIDTDIRLAMTAATRKFLAENPSKFDPREFLKPSREAAKNLCKQRYIEFGCAGMASKIVPVPLEKMALRYRAGDLAQQVR; this is translated from the coding sequence ATGGCCTTGATTTCTTTGCGTCAGATGCTCGACCACGCTGCGGAGCACACCTACGGGGTGCCGGCGTTCAACGTCAACAACCTGGAGCAGGTCCAGGCGATCATGGAAGCCGCCGCCGAAGTCGACGCGCCGGTCATCATGCAAGCCTCCGCCGGTGCGCGGAAATACGCGGGCGAGCACTTCCTGCGCCACCTGATCGAGGCGGCGGTCGAGTCGTACCCGAACATCCCGATCGTGATGCACCAGGACCACGGCCAATCGCCGGCGGTCTGTGAAGGCGCGATGAGCCTGGGCTTCTCGTCGGTGATGATGGACGGCTCGCTCAAGGAAGACGGCAAGACCGTCGCCGATTACGAATACAACTGGCAGGTCACGAAGAAGGTCGTCGACGAAGCGCACGCCAAGGGCGTGAGCGTCGAAGGCGAACTCGGCTGCCTGGGGTCGCTGGAGACCATGGAAGGCGACAAGGAAGACGGCCACGGCGCGGAAGGCAAGATGACCCGCGACATGCTGCTGACCGACCCGAATCAGGCGGCCGATTTCGTGCAGCGCACCCAGCTCGACGCCCTGGCGATCGCCATCGGCACCTCGCACGGCGCCTACAAGTTCTCGCGCAAGCCGACCGGCGACATCCTGGCGATCAGCCGCATCAAGGAAATCCACGCCCGCATTCCCAATACGCACCTGGTGATGCACGGCTCGTCGAGCGTTCCGCAGGACCTGCTGGAAATCATCCGCCAGTTCGGCGGACAGATGAAGGAAACCTACGGCGTCCCGGTCGAAGAGATCCAGGAGGCGATCAAGCATGGCGTGCGCAAGGTCAACATCGACACCGACATCCGCCTGGCGATGACTGCCGCGACGCGCAAGTTCCTGGCCGAAAACCCCTCGAAGTTCGACCCCCGCGAGTTCCTGAAGCCCTCGCGCGAAGCCGCCAAGAACCTGTGCAAGCAGCGCTACATCGAATTCGGCTGCGCCGGAATGGCCTCGAAGATCGTTCCGGTGCCGCTCGAAAAGATGGCCCTGCGCTATCGCGCCGGAGACCTGGCGCAACAGGTGCGCTAA
- a CDS encoding diacylglycerol kinase DgkA, producing the protein MTGETPLPGGDGRALKGKRGLRRVWNAIGYSIEGLRFAWHGEDAFRQECILAAFLVPVAVLLPVSFVERILLVASVVLVLIVEILNSAIEAAIDRQGYEINPLAKRAKDLGSSAVLLALLLSGGTWAAVLWHRFGGKL; encoded by the coding sequence GTGACGGGAGAGACCCCGCTGCCCGGCGGAGATGGCCGGGCGTTGAAGGGCAAGCGCGGGCTGCGGCGGGTATGGAACGCCATCGGTTACTCGATCGAGGGCCTGCGTTTTGCCTGGCATGGCGAGGATGCGTTCCGCCAGGAATGCATCCTCGCGGCGTTTCTGGTTCCGGTCGCGGTCCTTCTGCCGGTATCCTTCGTGGAACGCATTCTCCTCGTTGCATCGGTGGTCCTCGTGCTCATCGTCGAGATCCTGAACTCGGCGATCGAGGCGGCCATCGACCGCCAAGGCTATGAAATCAATCCGCTTGCAAAGCGCGCCAAGGACCTCGGCAGTTCCGCGGTGCTCCTTGCCTTGTTGCTGAGCGGCGGAACCTGGGCTGCGGTCCTGTGGCACCGATTCGGAGGCAAGCTGTGA
- a CDS encoding phosphoribosylaminoimidazole-succinocarboxamide synthase has product MHPDPQTPMLESRIRSLPLLHRGKVRDTYAVGEDRLLIVTTDRISAFDVVMDEPIPGKGAVLNAMSNFWFALLADLGPNHLLDIAPESVVRPEERDQVAGRAVVARRLIPLPVEAVVRGYLIGSGWNDYCDSGAVCGIALPAGLQQAQQLPEPIFTPAHKAPVGEHDENISFAQVCERIGAPLAERMRDFSLQLYRRATEHAAARGIIIADTKFEFGLDHDGTLRLMDEVLTPDSSRFWPADQYRTGISPPSFDKQFLRDWLQTQPWSKTPPPPALPREIVEKTAARYREALDRLTGELA; this is encoded by the coding sequence ATGCATCCCGACCCCCAAACCCCGATGCTGGAATCACGCATCCGTTCCCTGCCGCTGTTGCATCGGGGGAAGGTGCGCGACACCTACGCCGTCGGCGAAGACCGGCTCCTGATCGTGACGACCGACCGCATTTCCGCGTTCGACGTCGTGATGGACGAACCCATACCGGGCAAGGGCGCGGTCCTCAACGCGATGTCGAATTTCTGGTTCGCGCTCCTGGCAGACCTCGGCCCCAATCACCTCCTCGACATTGCGCCCGAGAGCGTCGTGCGGCCCGAGGAACGGGACCAGGTCGCCGGACGCGCCGTCGTCGCACGCCGGCTGATTCCGCTGCCGGTGGAAGCGGTCGTTCGCGGCTACCTCATCGGCTCGGGATGGAATGATTACTGCGACTCCGGCGCGGTGTGCGGCATCGCGCTGCCCGCCGGCCTGCAGCAGGCGCAGCAGCTTCCCGAGCCGATCTTTACTCCCGCGCACAAGGCGCCCGTCGGCGAGCACGACGAAAATATCTCGTTCGCACAGGTCTGCGAGCGGATCGGCGCGCCGCTCGCCGAGCGCATGCGCGATTTCTCTCTGCAGTTGTACCGTCGCGCCACCGAACATGCGGCGGCGCGGGGAATCATCATCGCCGACACGAAGTTCGAGTTCGGGCTGGACCATGACGGTACCCTGCGGCTGATGGACGAGGTGCTGACGCCGGACTCGTCGCGATTCTGGCCTGCCGACCAGTACCGCACCGGAATCTCGCCGCCCAGCTTCGACAAGCAGTTCCTGCGCGACTGGCTGCAGACGCAGCCGTGGAGCAAGACGCCGCCGCCGCCCGCCTTGCCGCGGGAAATCGTGGAAAAGACTGCAGCGCGCTATCGCGAGGCGCTGGATCGCCTGACGGGAGAACTCGCATGA
- a CDS encoding phosphoribosylaminoimidazole carboxylase catalytic subunit — translation MDHAPRIARVGVVMGSQSDWETMKHACALLGEFAVPYEARVVSAHRMPDDLFAYADAAAGRGLRAIIAGAGGAAHLPGMLAAKTTVPVLGVPVATRHLGGKDSLLSIVQMPRGIPVATFAIGEAGAANAALFAIAMLALDDADLAARLAAFRSAQTQKARDMTLPPE, via the coding sequence ATGGATCACGCACCGCGCATCGCCCGCGTCGGCGTCGTCATGGGATCGCAGTCCGACTGGGAAACGATGAAGCACGCCTGCGCGCTGCTCGGCGAGTTCGCCGTGCCGTACGAGGCGCGCGTGGTGTCGGCGCACCGGATGCCCGACGACCTGTTCGCCTACGCCGACGCGGCGGCCGGACGGGGCCTGCGCGCGATCATCGCCGGCGCCGGCGGGGCAGCGCATCTGCCGGGCATGCTCGCCGCCAAGACCACGGTTCCCGTGCTGGGCGTACCGGTTGCCACCCGTCACCTCGGCGGCAAGGACAGCCTGCTCTCGATCGTGCAGATGCCGCGCGGCATTCCCGTGGCCACCTTCGCCATCGGCGAAGCCGGCGCCGCCAATGCGGCCTTGTTCGCCATCGCCATGCTGGCGCTCGACGATGCCGATCTCGCCGCGCGCCTGGCGGCCTTCCGCTCCGCCCAGACGCAAAAGGCGCGGGACATGACGCTGCCGCCGGAGTAG
- a CDS encoding phosphoribosylaminoimidazole carboxylase, ATPase subunit encodes MSGLFSPLSPAGRERQAGGRVQHCPPGSWLGVLGGGQLGRMFCMAAQAMGYRVCVLDPMPDGPAGSVADRQIVAAYDDPQALDALASLCAAVTTEFENVPAQSLERLARRCIVRPAASAVSVAQDRIAEKAFLQSCGVPVGAYAAIATASDAAAPAPELFPAICKTARMGYDGKGQITVAAPQDLPQAWRALGGVPCVVEQRIDLRRELSVVLARGHDGAVAVFAVQENEHRGGILAVSIAPARIPAETADRAREIATQVAEGLQYTGVLCVELFERTDGTLLVNEIAPRPHNSGHATIDACINSQFDQQVRSLAGLPLGDPTAMRPSVMCNLLGDVWFGPDGAPRTPPFDAVLAIPGARLHLYGKTEARPGRKMGHVTVLGASVDEALARARLVAEILGLEAPR; translated from the coding sequence GTGAGCGGTCTGTTTTCCCCTCTCTCTCCCGCGGGGCGGGAGCGCCAAGCGGGGGGCCGGGTGCAGCACTGCCCTCCGGGGTCCTGGCTCGGCGTGCTGGGCGGCGGCCAGTTGGGCCGCATGTTCTGCATGGCCGCGCAGGCGATGGGGTATCGCGTCTGCGTGCTCGATCCCATGCCGGACGGGCCGGCGGGATCGGTCGCGGACCGCCAGATCGTCGCTGCGTACGACGACCCCCAGGCGCTCGATGCGCTCGCGTCCCTGTGCGCCGCCGTCACCACCGAATTCGAGAACGTTCCCGCCCAAAGCCTGGAGCGCTTGGCGCGGCGCTGCATCGTGCGTCCCGCCGCCTCCGCGGTATCCGTTGCGCAGGACCGGATCGCCGAAAAGGCGTTTCTGCAATCCTGCGGCGTGCCGGTGGGAGCCTATGCGGCGATCGCCACGGCCTCGGATGCGGCGGCGCCGGCTCCGGAACTCTTTCCGGCGATCTGCAAGACCGCACGCATGGGCTACGACGGCAAGGGGCAGATCACCGTCGCTGCGCCGCAGGACTTGCCGCAGGCCTGGCGGGCGCTGGGCGGAGTGCCCTGCGTCGTCGAGCAGCGGATCGATCTGCGGCGTGAACTTTCCGTCGTCCTGGCGCGCGGCCACGACGGCGCCGTCGCGGTCTTCGCGGTCCAGGAAAACGAGCATCGCGGCGGCATTCTCGCCGTGTCGATCGCGCCGGCGCGCATCCCGGCCGAAACGGCGGACCGCGCCCGCGAGATCGCGACCCAGGTTGCCGAAGGCCTGCAATACACCGGTGTGCTCTGCGTCGAACTCTTCGAGCGGACGGACGGCACCCTGCTCGTCAACGAAATCGCACCCCGCCCGCACAACAGCGGCCACGCCACCATCGACGCCTGCATCAACAGCCAGTTCGACCAGCAGGTGCGCAGCCTGGCCGGTTTGCCCCTGGGGGATCCGACGGCGATGCGGCCGTCCGTGATGTGCAACCTGCTCGGTGACGTCTGGTTCGGCCCCGACGGCGCCCCGCGCACGCCACCGTTCGACGCCGTGCTCGCGATTCCCGGCGCGCGCCTGCATCTCTACGGCAAGACCGAAGCGCGGCCCGGCCGCAAGATGGGACACGTCACGGTGCTGGGCGCGAGCGTCGACGAGGCCCTCGCTCGCGCGCGCCTGGTTGCCGAGATCCTCGGCCTGGAAGCGCCGCGTTGA